Proteins from a genomic interval of uncultured Methanocorpusculum sp.:
- the xseB gene encoding exodeoxyribonuclease VII small subunit: MTKKESEPTYEEMIAELREIAKKLDDPNTPIEEAVNLHQRGMALIQKCETFLQKAELTITEVPQPSE; the protein is encoded by the coding sequence ATGACCAAAAAAGAATCCGAACCAACCTACGAAGAAATGATTGCAGAACTGCGCGAGATCGCAAAAAAGCTTGATGATCCAAACACCCCTATCGAAGAGGCAGTGAACCTCCACCAGCGGGGAATGGCGCTCATCCAGAAATGCGAGACCTTTCTCCAGAAAGCCGAGCTGACTATTACTGAGGTCCCTCAACCGTCAGAGTAA
- a CDS encoding DHA2 family efflux MFS transporter permease subunit, with protein sequence MIQTSSLRQYLLMILASTAVFLDYLDTSIVSIALPTISTDLGIGSLTASWVMTSYLLALGSTLLLFGKLADRTGRDREIFIAGFVLFTISSFLCGVSANIEVLIGFRVIQGIAAGMMVSTATMLITTRLPSGIRGLGMGVIATAGGIALALGPGLGGLVTEFISWHWIFFINVPIGVAAVLLAVFLIPGSEIHPEVKQPFDILGAVLLALTLVSLLLGLELVLSDGWTPWVILLFLIVPILGFIFFRREMRHPDPILSAKLFLNRTVMWASLSTLLVTLVYLGIVYLIPFYLTGSGQMSVAAAGLVMLLAPVSMALIGIPAGALSQKIGCMRLCNLAAVLMAGGLLVLVFGIALSYLPLLFAGLLLLGLGMGLNEGPSIQRITLHCPRELQGSSGGLIFTVMNIGCILGVAVFSAAASLGSGGGDIYTDQGVIVACIAGIIAAVCAYLSSRLARDQIRC encoded by the coding sequence ATGATCCAAACCAGCAGTCTCCGGCAGTACCTTCTGATGATCCTTGCGAGCACAGCCGTGTTTCTGGATTATCTGGATACGAGCATCGTTTCGATAGCTTTGCCGACAATCTCTACCGATCTTGGGATTGGATCTCTGACTGCTTCATGGGTGATGACATCGTATCTTCTCGCTCTCGGGAGTACACTTCTTCTCTTTGGAAAACTTGCCGACAGAACCGGGCGGGACCGGGAGATCTTCATTGCGGGCTTCGTTTTGTTTACGATCTCTTCATTTCTCTGCGGCGTGTCTGCCAATATCGAAGTCCTGATCGGATTTCGGGTCATTCAGGGAATTGCCGCCGGAATGATGGTGTCTACGGCGACCATGCTGATTACAACCCGCCTGCCGTCCGGGATACGCGGGCTTGGAATGGGGGTTATTGCGACAGCCGGCGGTATTGCGCTGGCACTTGGCCCAGGACTTGGCGGATTGGTGACCGAATTTATCAGCTGGCACTGGATCTTTTTCATTAATGTGCCGATTGGAGTTGCCGCAGTTCTTCTTGCTGTTTTTCTGATCCCGGGATCAGAGATCCACCCGGAGGTAAAACAGCCTTTCGATATTTTAGGAGCTGTTCTTTTGGCTTTGACGCTTGTATCCTTACTCCTGGGTCTTGAGCTTGTGTTGTCGGATGGATGGACTCCTTGGGTCATTTTGCTCTTTCTCATTGTCCCAATTCTCGGGTTTATTTTTTTCCGGAGGGAAATGCGGCATCCGGATCCGATTCTTTCAGCCAAACTTTTTTTAAATCGGACAGTGATGTGGGCATCTCTTTCGACCTTACTGGTCACTCTTGTTTATCTGGGAATCGTTTATCTGATACCCTTTTATCTGACGGGTTCAGGTCAGATGTCTGTCGCCGCGGCAGGACTTGTAATGCTTCTTGCCCCTGTTTCGATGGCTCTCATCGGGATCCCGGCAGGCGCACTTTCGCAGAAGATCGGTTGCATGCGTCTATGTAATCTCGCAGCGGTTCTTATGGCCGGAGGTCTTCTCGTCCTCGTTTTTGGTATCGCTCTATCCTACCTTCCTTTGCTCTTTGCCGGTCTGCTGCTTCTCGGTCTTGGCATGGGGCTGAACGAAGGGCCGAGCATCCAGCGAATCACTCTTCACTGTCCCCGCGAACTACAGGGGTCTTCGGGAGGTCTGATATTTACGGTAATGAATATCGGATGTATTCTTGGAGTGGCTGTGTTTTCGGCTGCTGCCTCGCTTGGATCGGGTGGCGGCGATATATATACTGATCAGGGAGTAATTGTCGCCTGTATTGCTGGAATAATTGCTGCTGTCTGTGCCTATCTCTCTTCGCGTCTTGCACGCGATCAAATCCGTTGTTAA
- a CDS encoding ABC transporter substrate-binding protein yields the protein MKKLFLFTVAFLLLAVIFSAGCVGSNNQDAGKSDYTPVTVENFGRTITITEKPTSVAVAGPNCAEVFVALGLSDIVVGKSCDNHCLGPLPEYAAGYNSMPELTHGYPTLEAVVTSGCDFLFAIDWVFEGDFTVEALEQYGITVYVCEATDYEGVWKEIRELGEIFEVQDAAEAYIASEKARIAAVEKTVSGQDTLKVFIYDSDTGSGVYTAGAPNIETKFIETAGGVNIFDDLDKAWVGVSYEEILARNPDVIIIHDYEEATYEENVEALMHDPILSQLDAVKNKRLVRLSLESALPGSRTAYSIEVIAKGMFPELF from the coding sequence ATGAAAAAATTATTTCTCTTTACAGTCGCCTTTCTATTATTGGCGGTTATATTTAGCGCAGGTTGTGTTGGAAGTAATAATCAGGATGCCGGTAAAAGTGATTATACCCCGGTTACTGTGGAAAATTTTGGCAGAACCATTACGATTACCGAAAAACCGACCTCCGTTGCGGTCGCGGGACCAAACTGCGCCGAGGTGTTTGTAGCGTTGGGTTTGAGCGATATCGTTGTCGGCAAGTCATGTGATAATCATTGCCTTGGTCCTCTGCCGGAATATGCAGCCGGATACAACAGTATGCCCGAATTGACCCATGGCTACCCAACCCTCGAAGCTGTTGTAACGAGCGGGTGTGATTTCCTGTTTGCAATCGATTGGGTGTTTGAAGGCGACTTCACGGTAGAAGCTCTTGAGCAGTATGGAATCACTGTATATGTCTGTGAAGCAACAGATTACGAGGGTGTTTGGAAGGAAATAAGGGAACTTGGTGAAATTTTCGAAGTTCAAGATGCTGCAGAAGCCTATATTGCTTCAGAAAAAGCAAGAATTGCTGCAGTTGAAAAAACTGTTTCCGGTCAGGACACGCTGAAAGTATTTATTTATGATTCTGATACTGGAAGCGGTGTTTACACTGCCGGTGCGCCAAATATTGAAACAAAGTTTATTGAAACCGCAGGTGGCGTTAACATCTTTGATGATTTGGACAAAGCATGGGTCGGTGTTTCGTATGAAGAAATACTTGCAAGGAACCCTGATGTTATCATCATTCACGATTATGAAGAGGCAACCTATGAAGAAAATGTTGAGGCTCTAATGCATGATCCTATTTTGTCTCAACTTGATGCAGTGAAAAATAAACGCCTTGTTCGTCTTTCTCTTGAATCTGCTCTGCCTGGTTCGCGAACTGCATATTCTATTGAAGTAATTGCAAAAGGAATGTTCCCGGAATTATTCTAA
- a CDS encoding DUF2180 family protein — MKCYVCERQGIDRDATGVCIVCGMGLCTKHMVRSDVEIWEGDTPSLQRN, encoded by the coding sequence ATGAAATGTTACGTATGTGAGCGGCAGGGGATTGACCGGGACGCAACCGGTGTCTGCATCGTATGCGGCATGGGTCTCTGCACGAAACATATGGTTCGTTCGGATGTAGAGATTTGGGAGGGGGATACCCCTTCCCTGCAAAGAAACTGA
- a CDS encoding iron ABC transporter permease, with product MNLQKKEFKLKTLLIILTPIVLVSMLLAVGLGPVSVSPATTINVILSQFPILQNLVSDNYTQLDYNIVWGLRLPRVLLGFIVGASLAVCGVAMQALVRNKLADPFVLGVSSGASASATFFMVTGTFAFLGTYALSFNAFLGATVSIILVYWLSRVRGRINIPTLLLSGVAIAMILDAVTKTIALSAPNALAVHNLDFWMTGSLAGAKWGYLTLPLVVMLLCLFYLMIHYRTLNLLLLGDNTAGTLGVNVGRTQKMLVLISSLLAGVTIAVSGSIGFVGLMIPHISRMLVGSDHKKVLPLCVLLGGFLVVWTDVAARLILAPEELPVGILTAIIGGPCFIALLKSKAGRAI from the coding sequence GTGAATCTGCAAAAAAAAGAATTCAAATTAAAAACGCTCCTGATCATACTTACCCCGATTGTTCTGGTCAGCATGTTGCTCGCAGTCGGTCTTGGACCGGTAAGCGTTAGTCCTGCCACAACGATCAATGTCATATTGAGTCAGTTTCCGATTCTCCAAAATCTTGTCAGCGACAACTACACCCAACTCGATTACAACATTGTCTGGGGGCTTCGTCTTCCGCGTGTTCTTCTTGGTTTTATCGTTGGGGCTTCGCTTGCTGTTTGCGGAGTTGCCATGCAGGCACTTGTCCGCAATAAATTAGCTGATCCCTTCGTTCTCGGTGTCTCTTCCGGCGCTTCCGCTTCAGCCACATTTTTTATGGTAACCGGGACATTTGCCTTTCTTGGTACATACGCACTTTCGTTCAATGCATTTTTAGGCGCTACCGTATCAATTATCCTTGTTTATTGGCTTTCGCGCGTGAGAGGGCGCATCAACATTCCCACACTCCTTCTTTCGGGTGTTGCTATTGCCATGATTTTGGATGCCGTAACAAAAACCATTGCCCTAAGTGCTCCAAATGCACTTGCCGTACACAATCTCGATTTTTGGATGACTGGGTCATTAGCTGGTGCAAAATGGGGATATCTTACCCTACCTCTTGTAGTCATGCTTCTTTGTCTGTTCTATCTCATGATCCATTATAGGACTCTGAACCTTCTCCTTCTCGGTGACAATACTGCAGGAACTCTCGGTGTTAATGTGGGAAGAACACAAAAAATGCTGGTTCTTATCTCCTCCCTTCTTGCCGGTGTCACGATTGCCGTCAGTGGGTCAATTGGCTTTGTCGGATTAATGATTCCCCATATTAGCCGGATGCTTGTGGGAAGCGATCACAAAAAAGTCCTGCCGTTATGTGTACTCCTTGGCGGGTTCCTTGTTGTCTGGACGGATGTAGCCGCCCGCCTCATTCTCGCTCCCGAAGAACTGCCGGTAGGAATACTCACGGCAATTATCGGTGGTCCCTGTTTTATAGCACTGCTTAAAAGTAAAGCAGGAAGGGCAATATGA
- a CDS encoding ABC transporter ATP-binding protein, translated as MMINKLEVQHLSYAYYDEDVISDIDLYVAENEFVGLVGPNGCGKSTILKNIYGSLHTNRGRILLDDEPICHMNAKQIARKMAVVGQENEFDFDFSVNEMVAMGRSPHKKLFDPDTKEDEDIIMEALQRVGMLSMIDRKYSTLSGGEKQRVLIARAIAQKTDFFILDEPTNHLDISFQLQVCEIVRGLGVTVLTAMHDLNLAALFCDRIYVIKEHAVYRFGTAEEILTPQLIKEVFGVTADVKIHPVTKKPNIIFIPDLS; from the coding sequence ATGATGATCAATAAATTAGAGGTACAACATTTGTCATATGCCTATTATGATGAGGATGTTATATCTGACATTGATCTGTATGTTGCAGAAAACGAGTTTGTCGGGCTTGTTGGTCCGAATGGATGCGGAAAATCGACCATTCTAAAAAACATTTATGGCAGCCTGCATACAAATCGCGGGAGGATTTTATTGGACGATGAACCAATCTGCCACATGAATGCCAAACAGATCGCACGGAAAATGGCAGTTGTTGGTCAGGAAAATGAGTTTGACTTTGATTTCAGTGTGAATGAAATGGTGGCAATGGGCAGATCTCCGCACAAAAAACTGTTTGATCCTGATACCAAAGAAGATGAAGATATCATTATGGAGGCGCTTCAGCGGGTAGGCATGTTGTCTATGATTGATAGGAAATATTCTACCCTTTCTGGAGGGGAGAAACAGCGTGTTCTCATTGCCCGGGCCATTGCCCAGAAGACGGATTTTTTCATATTGGATGAACCAACCAATCATCTGGATATTAGTTTTCAGCTTCAGGTATGTGAAATTGTTCGTGGTCTTGGTGTTACGGTTCTAACAGCAATGCACGATCTGAATCTGGCCGCTCTCTTTTGTGACCGGATTTATGTTATCAAAGAACATGCAGTGTATCGTTTTGGTACTGCTGAAGAGATCCTTACTCCTCAACTTATCAAAGAGGTGTTTGGGGTAACTGCCGATGTCAAAATTCATCCCGTTACAAAAAAACCAAATATCATTTTTATTCCGGATCTATCCTGA
- the xseA gene encoding exodeoxyribonuclease VII large subunit, with product MAGKKRTAQQKTLAFDNDELESSLLTPITENSTLGVSDTTLSVSELAKRIREVVDCPLLTDIVVRGEITGYRPNASGHLYFSLTEQGDNPASISCVMWKYSVKNLPFSVKDGLLVQATGLVDFYPAGGRLQFIIKKMEPAVSGKAGLYLLKEQWRKELEAKGIIPRPQSEMRDPPLFPRNIGVVTSKTGSVLQDIKNVISRRYPLPILLAGTSVQGDGAQAGIVSAIQSLQDKADVIIIARGGGSFEDLFVFNHPDVVTAIRNSAVPIISAVGHETDTTLSDFAADRRVPTPSAAAETVVPDRYVLLEKLEKDRRSIHDRISWLLSVEQKHVADLKIRVEPNRLTRKLELMHQQTAELEERIRRACLRRISVEHETCSSLSAMIHKGVKNNINTARLVLLAQKEIILGRDPYKPLERGYALVWKEGTLVRSVKNIAKDDRLSLKLADGEITSIVESIK from the coding sequence ATGGCAGGAAAGAAGCGAACAGCGCAGCAGAAGACTCTGGCGTTTGATAATGACGAGTTGGAATCCTCGCTTCTTACCCCGATCACGGAAAACTCAACACTCGGTGTTTCAGACACCACGCTCAGCGTATCCGAACTTGCAAAACGGATTCGCGAAGTTGTCGACTGCCCGCTCTTAACCGATATTGTCGTCAGGGGAGAGATCACCGGATATCGACCGAATGCGTCAGGACATCTGTATTTTTCACTCACGGAACAGGGGGATAATCCGGCATCCATTTCCTGCGTGATGTGGAAATACTCTGTAAAGAATCTCCCGTTTTCCGTAAAAGACGGACTGCTTGTTCAGGCAACCGGTCTTGTCGATTTTTACCCGGCAGGGGGAAGACTGCAGTTCATCATAAAAAAGATGGAGCCGGCAGTATCCGGAAAAGCCGGTCTGTATCTTCTGAAAGAACAGTGGCGAAAAGAGCTCGAGGCAAAAGGGATCATTCCAAGGCCGCAGTCAGAAATGCGTGACCCGCCGCTTTTCCCGCGAAACATCGGCGTCGTTACCTCGAAGACGGGATCCGTCCTGCAGGATATCAAGAATGTGATCAGCCGAAGATATCCTCTTCCGATTCTGCTCGCAGGTACCTCCGTCCAGGGAGACGGGGCTCAGGCGGGAATCGTATCTGCGATTCAATCTCTGCAGGACAAAGCCGATGTTATTATTATTGCCCGCGGAGGGGGGAGTTTTGAAGACCTCTTCGTCTTCAACCATCCCGATGTCGTGACCGCGATCCGGAACTCCGCCGTTCCGATCATCAGCGCGGTCGGTCATGAAACCGACACGACGCTTTCGGATTTTGCCGCAGACCGGAGAGTTCCAACCCCATCTGCGGCCGCCGAGACGGTTGTTCCGGACCGATACGTTCTGCTTGAAAAACTTGAAAAGGATCGACGGTCCATTCACGACAGAATTAGCTGGCTTCTTTCGGTTGAACAGAAACACGTTGCCGACCTGAAAATCAGAGTCGAACCGAACCGTCTGACCAGAAAGCTGGAACTCATGCATCAGCAGACGGCTGAACTCGAAGAGCGGATCAGAAGAGCATGCCTTCGCCGGATATCGGTCGAACACGAGACCTGCAGTTCATTGTCGGCGATGATCCATAAAGGCGTGAAAAACAACATCAACACCGCACGACTTGTCCTGCTTGCTCAAAAAGAGATTATTCTCGGACGCGACCCCTACAAACCGCTTGAACGCGGCTACGCTCTTGTGTGGAAAGAGGGAACACTTGTCCGTTCCGTGAAAAATATTGCCAAAGACGATCGGCTGAGTCTGAAACTTGCCGACGGAGAGATCACCTCGATTGTGGAGAGTATCAAATGA
- a CDS encoding HVO_0476 family zinc finger protein has protein sequence MDNDMILLDCPVCLEETDFEILKEPPEAVVKCTACGHVMRVTLKEPKVLTVKAIVSYGNDSHTGSIELLEGDTITVGDYLVAEVGDDSFSVEVTSIEENNARRQKLPAEKIEVLWTRLVDQVIIRASLNKGAVTIPLYENVDGNKAYTIGQITSVGGKQFRVTRIKLRKGNVITRKDKSAEAHEIKRVYGERS, from the coding sequence ATGGATAACGATATGATATTACTCGACTGTCCGGTCTGTCTAGAGGAGACGGATTTTGAGATCCTCAAAGAGCCGCCGGAAGCAGTGGTAAAATGTACCGCCTGCGGACATGTGATGCGGGTCACTTTGAAAGAGCCGAAGGTTTTGACCGTGAAAGCGATCGTCAGCTATGGAAATGATTCGCACACCGGTTCAATCGAACTTCTGGAAGGAGATACCATCACCGTAGGCGATTATCTGGTCGCTGAAGTCGGAGACGATTCGTTCAGCGTAGAGGTTACCTCGATCGAAGAAAATAATGCACGCAGACAGAAACTTCCTGCAGAAAAGATTGAAGTGCTCTGGACCAGACTTGTTGATCAGGTCATTATCCGTGCATCGCTGAACAAGGGAGCGGTAACAATTCCTCTTTACGAAAATGTCGACGGAAACAAAGCATATACGATCGGCCAGATCACATCGGTCGGCGGGAAACAGTTCCGCGTAACGAGAATCAAACTTCGGAAAGGAAACGTCATTACCAGAAAAGACAAATCGGCCGAGGCGCACGAGATCAAAAGGGTCTACGGCGAACGGTCATAA
- a CDS encoding MIP/aquaporin family protein: protein MDLARRCFAELIGTMILVFIGCGSVIIMLMLAAGTTTSTSFDIGIGALGGMGDWFGISAAFGLAVATVIYALGTVSGAHINPAVSIALCSIRKFPVKDTIAYVIAQCIGAGIGAALLFFIIGPESLSVGGLGATAPFPGISIWQALLAEIVGTFILMLVIMGVAVDKKAPAGFAGLAIGAAVTAVIIATGNISGGSINPARSFGPDIMRLILSGSDALWTTYPIYVVGPIVGAVLAAFFYVFVAGKRE, encoded by the coding sequence ATGGATCTCGCAAGACGGTGTTTTGCAGAATTAATCGGGACGATGATCCTTGTGTTCATCGGATGCGGCTCTGTCATAATCATGCTGATGCTTGCTGCAGGCACGACCACGTCGACCTCATTCGACATAGGGATAGGCGCCCTTGGCGGAATGGGAGACTGGTTCGGCATCAGTGCGGCCTTCGGTCTCGCCGTAGCAACAGTCATCTATGCGCTTGGCACGGTGTCCGGGGCCCACATCAATCCGGCAGTCAGCATCGCGCTTTGCTCGATCCGGAAGTTCCCGGTCAAAGATACGATCGCATACGTGATTGCCCAGTGTATCGGAGCAGGAATTGGAGCAGCTCTGCTGTTTTTCATCATCGGCCCCGAATCCCTGAGCGTCGGCGGGCTCGGTGCGACCGCTCCGTTCCCGGGGATCTCTATCTGGCAGGCACTCCTGGCTGAAATCGTCGGCACCTTCATCTTAATGCTCGTCATTATGGGTGTTGCCGTCGACAAGAAAGCTCCCGCAGGATTTGCGGGACTTGCGATCGGCGCCGCCGTTACTGCCGTCATCATTGCCACAGGAAATATCTCCGGCGGCTCGATCAATCCGGCACGATCATTCGGTCCGGATATTATGAGGCTGATACTTTCAGGTTCTGATGCCCTTTGGACAACATACCCGATCTATGTGGTCGGGCCGATCGTCGGTGCCGTACTCGCTGCGTTCTTCTATGTTTTCGTAGCGGGAAAACGGGAGTGA
- a CDS encoding DUF2180 family protein, whose product MGGGYPFPAKKLKHPIPRILCPECSKAWNGEK is encoded by the coding sequence TTGGGAGGGGGATACCCCTTCCCTGCAAAGAAACTGAAGCATCCGATCCCCCGGATACTTTGTCCTGAATGCAGTAAAGCCTGGAACGGAGAGAAGTAA
- a CDS encoding TIM barrel protein: MIRLAASSMFFHEYEPPEIFAAVNKAGADTIEFWMETPTFWLRGAHVSEVIDMMRLYPNFGKIAMHSPVFELNPCSFNPKVAELTAEYTISCMHILEELGGGILTIHPGKRTAKRPISALDKERFARYLTKVGNAAVGSSVTVALENMPPAVNAHMVTAEEICRTLDEYSWLSFTWDYAHACLAGDPFSFPRECGEKIVNIHTSRGSKTLMHSPLAGTPEAAELKSVLSKMKYNGLITFELEDLSFGPHSHAVCPYPFTYDEKITILTREVEEFSDCRCI; encoded by the coding sequence ATGATTCGACTCGCTGCTTCTTCGATGTTCTTCCATGAATATGAACCACCGGAAATTTTTGCTGCAGTAAACAAAGCCGGAGCTGATACCATTGAATTTTGGATGGAAACCCCCACATTCTGGTTGAGGGGGGCGCATGTATCGGAAGTGATCGATATGATGCGGCTCTACCCGAATTTTGGGAAGATCGCGATGCATTCCCCTGTTTTCGAACTGAATCCCTGTTCGTTCAATCCGAAAGTTGCGGAGCTCACCGCAGAGTATACCATATCCTGCATGCATATTCTGGAAGAACTCGGCGGCGGTATTCTAACCATTCATCCCGGAAAAAGAACGGCCAAACGTCCCATTAGTGCACTGGATAAGGAACGGTTTGCCCGGTATCTCACGAAAGTGGGAAATGCTGCAGTTGGAAGTTCCGTGACCGTGGCTCTTGAAAATATGCCTCCTGCGGTGAATGCGCATATGGTGACGGCAGAGGAGATATGCAGAACTCTGGACGAGTATTCCTGGCTCTCATTTACGTGGGATTATGCCCATGCATGTCTGGCTGGTGATCCGTTCTCTTTCCCCCGGGAATGCGGTGAGAAAATCGTGAATATCCACACCAGCCGCGGGAGTAAAACATTGATGCACTCCCCTCTTGCAGGAACTCCCGAGGCAGCCGAACTGAAATCCGTTCTTTCAAAGATGAAGTATAACGGACTGATAACCTTCGAACTGGAAGATCTGAGTTTTGGACCGCATTCACATGCGGTCTGCCCGTATCCGTTCACCTACGATGAAAAAATTACGATCCTTACCCGTGAAGTGGAAGAGTTTTCAGATTGCCGATGTATTTAA
- a CDS encoding DUF2193 domain-containing protein, translating into MSELYKKMIDEAMAAQHADFNVLKARRGKHFTLKDARPYVEAVEKMTVGPKQSAAVINLHKESVKTHFNVLSGLTRHVKPEDDPFVEHYQTPVILEILRDQDAKFAKSLEIFADSIKTHEAIIGKEAARCYAGFYGPTCVVDFALMPGSTSNVVNQVLTKTDIPVAHKQAILAAKSWGMNTSYGIGDLFAKRMEAGDSLAEASRKEVRQLQDLYRNPVEAQAKLMQKAGMKSFSARRYMENYRKGMEKTVKAAIDDGVHYGNIATIPAYCVGDVSHHISQSTYNMCKDDVIMATIEAVTNVMEKTLLAAIPSIKTPYQLLNVATGASAVATEYLLELDAFNAPMIVDLLTKRYHNLVMIKPTRGAATELHNCDFMDMIYRGWKILDKAERVKNGSGQPLVPRVDGIPIDLSPIHENEVLMNPQRYAYPACAITVRASALMRLADYPCLLTSEPITATMMTNIIALDKKTVAAPVRACKSCATACLVGSRHQYCQYREAV; encoded by the coding sequence ATGTCCGAACTCTACAAAAAAATGATTGACGAGGCCATGGCTGCACAGCATGCCGACTTCAACGTTCTCAAAGCGAGACGTGGAAAGCATTTCACGCTCAAGGATGCCCGCCCCTACGTTGAAGCGGTGGAAAAGATGACCGTTGGTCCAAAACAGAGCGCCGCGGTCATTAATCTGCACAAAGAATCCGTGAAAACGCACTTCAACGTTCTCTCGGGTCTGACACGCCACGTCAAGCCGGAAGACGACCCCTTCGTCGAACATTACCAGACACCCGTTATTTTAGAAATCTTGCGTGATCAGGATGCAAAGTTTGCAAAGAGTCTGGAGATCTTTGCCGACTCGATCAAAACCCACGAGGCAATCATCGGCAAAGAAGCTGCACGCTGTTATGCCGGTTTCTACGGTCCGACCTGTGTCGTTGACTTTGCTTTGATGCCGGGTTCAACCAGCAATGTGGTCAACCAGGTTCTCACGAAAACCGACATCCCGGTCGCTCACAAGCAGGCGATTCTTGCAGCCAAATCCTGGGGTATGAACACCTCCTACGGTATTGGCGATCTGTTTGCAAAACGTATGGAAGCAGGCGATTCCCTTGCCGAAGCCTCAAGAAAAGAGGTTCGTCAGCTTCAGGACCTCTACCGTAATCCGGTAGAAGCACAGGCAAAACTCATGCAGAAAGCGGGTATGAAATCCTTCTCTGCACGCAGGTATATGGAGAATTACCGTAAAGGCATGGAAAAAACGGTGAAAGCGGCCATTGATGACGGTGTTCATTACGGAAATATCGCTACGATCCCTGCATACTGTGTAGGTGATGTGTCCCACCACATTTCCCAGTCCACCTACAACATGTGCAAGGACGATGTGATCATGGCAACGATCGAGGCCGTAACTAATGTTATGGAAAAGACGCTTCTTGCCGCTATTCCAAGCATTAAGACCCCATACCAGCTGTTGAATGTCGCGACCGGCGCCTCGGCTGTGGCGACCGAGTATCTTCTGGAACTCGATGCATTCAACGCTCCGATGATCGTTGATCTTCTGACGAAGAGATACCACAACCTTGTGATGATCAAACCGACCAGAGGCGCAGCTACAGAACTGCACAACTGCGATTTCATGGATATGATCTATCGCGGCTGGAAGATCCTTGATAAAGCCGAGAGAGTCAAGAACGGATCGGGTCAGCCGCTTGTTCCGAGGGTCGACGGCATTCCAATCGATCTTTCACCGATTCACGAGAACGAGGTACTGATGAATCCCCAGCGCTATGCATACCCCGCATGTGCTATCACCGTTCGTGCCTCCGCCCTTATGCGGCTTGCCGACTATCCGTGTCTCCTGACAAGCGAACCGATCACCGCAACCATGATGACAAACATCATTGCGCTCGACAAAAAGACCGTCGCGGCCCCTGTTCGTGCCTGTAAGAGTTGTGCAACCGCGTGTCTTGTCGGTTCACGCCACCAGTACTGCCAGTACCGAGAGGCTGTCTAA
- a CDS encoding DUF371 domain-containing protein: MSVTEIIHCHGHKNVLGRHKSTFEITKETELSPNGDCIIAVGADKGAIDLSPEFREAISQETAVLRTTLTCGEHSVTILSQGSPGITLTHPTDLVWRRSSFVCSRTIAVYSDHTAALLPREMMAALQSGAEMVVTLTVEGPQ; the protein is encoded by the coding sequence ATGTCAGTTACTGAAATCATCCATTGTCACGGACATAAAAATGTTTTAGGGCGTCACAAAAGCACGTTCGAGATCACCAAAGAAACTGAGCTTTCGCCTAACGGCGACTGTATAATTGCCGTCGGGGCTGACAAAGGAGCAATCGATTTATCTCCTGAGTTTCGGGAGGCCATCTCTCAGGAAACTGCTGTTCTTCGAACAACTCTTACCTGCGGGGAACATTCGGTGACGATCCTCTCGCAAGGATCGCCCGGCATAACACTGACTCATCCAACGGATCTTGTCTGGAGAAGAAGCAGTTTTGTCTGTTCCAGAACGATCGCCGTGTACAGTGATCACACCGCCGCCCTTCTTCCCCGCGAAATGATGGCGGCCTTACAAAGCGGCGCTGAAATGGTGGTTACTCTGACGGTTGAGGGACCTCAGTAA